The genome window TCACAACATTTGCTCGAAGCCATCATTCATCATGGCCTGTCGTGCCAGGCCGAGGAATTGCGCCTGGCCGTGCGGCGCGACCAGCGCAAGTTGATCGATTTTTATGCGGCCTTTGAATTCGACCTGGCCGAAGAACTGGAATATTCGCACGCCAACCCCGCCGAACCGGCGCCGATGGTGATGCGGCGCTTGTTACGTTATTGATTGCGTTATTGATTTTTAGCAATTTCGCCCCCGGACTTGCCGATACTACAACCCGCCAGGCGGCACGGCGCGGTAGAATACGGCCGGCTGACCTTACTTATAAGACACTCAGAAGAGAATATGAAACTGCCTGCAAAACACAACAACTACGTATCCGACCACACCTTGTTCATCGCCGAACTGAAGGCCAAGAATCCTGGCATGGAAGCGGGCCAGCAAGCGGGCCGCGCCCTGCTGTGGGACAAGCCGGCCGTCAGCATCGATGAGCAGGAACGCCAGCTGGCATCGGCCGTCAAGCAACAGGCTTACGTTTACCAGAACAAGAACTAAGATCTGGAACCGGCACGATGCTGCCTGAAGAGTCTGCAGTGACGCCGGAAGCCGACGCTTCCGGTGCCGGCGCAGTCATCGAGTCGCCCGAACCCGCCACTGGCGGCGACGGCAGCGGCGACCCTGCAGCATCTGCAAGCACGGACGCGGCGCCTGCCGCCGAGCCACCCGGTATCGCCCGCCTGTATGGCGAACCGATGCTGCGCATGCCGACGGATTTATACATCCCGCCGGACGCGCTGGAAATCTTCCTCGAAGCCTTCGAAGGCCCGCTCGACTTGCTGCTCTACCTGATCCGCAAGCAAAACTTCAACATTCTCGATATTCCGATGGCGCAGGTGACCCTGCAATATCTGAAATACGTCGACCAGATCCGCGTGAGCAACCTGGAACTGGC of Janthinobacterium sp. PAMC25594 contains these proteins:
- a CDS encoding DUF3460 family protein, which translates into the protein MKLPAKHNNYVSDHTLFIAELKAKNPGMEAGQQAGRALLWDKPAVSIDEQERQLASAVKQQAYVYQNKN